One genomic region from Cardinium endosymbiont of Dermatophagoides farinae encodes:
- the smpB gene encoding SsrA-binding protein SmpB, whose translation MSGKKTPLQVCIKNRQAHFSYTFLDRYTAGLILQGTEIKSIRMGKASLQEAYCYFNRGALWIKGMHIAPYSHGNIYNHEEKRDRQLLLQKKELQKLLKNQAKGLTIIPIELFISPRGFAKLAIALARGKKLYDKRQAIKERDLERSREI comes from the coding sequence ATGTCAGGTAAGAAGACCCCATTACAAGTTTGCATTAAGAATAGGCAAGCCCATTTTTCCTATACCTTTTTAGATCGGTATACTGCTGGCCTTATTTTACAAGGTACAGAGATAAAGTCCATTCGAATGGGCAAAGCATCGCTTCAGGAGGCCTATTGTTATTTCAATCGAGGGGCCCTTTGGATCAAGGGGATGCATATTGCCCCCTATAGCCATGGTAACATCTATAATCATGAAGAAAAACGTGACCGTCAGTTGTTGTTACAGAAAAAAGAACTGCAAAAACTACTTAAAAACCAAGCAAAAGGGCTTACCATTATTCCTATAGAATTGTTTATCAGCCCACGCGGGTTTGCTAAGCTAGCCATTGCCCTAGCACGTGGTAAAAAACTATATGATAAGCGTCAGGCTATTAAAGAAAGAGATTTAGAACGATCTAGAGAGATTTGA